The window CATAAACTCGAGAGTCGTGGTTCGATGAGTTAGCAATTtgttttgataaatcttctccCTCGATTACATCTCTCACTTCAACTGCTCACATTTTATTTCTGCACAATGTCAGCTCATCTCTCATTATTTCTCTTAATCTCTAGATGATGTGTGTACAATGAATGGTAGTTAATGGGGAAGATTATGATGCCAAAATACCTCACAAACGTGTAACATATTATTTTGTCTGTATCCAAGAAATTGGGACCACTTTGGAAAAAATATCCCCAGACCCTTTCAAATTTTAGTTATTGGGAATGCTTTTTATGGCCACAAGATAATAGTAAAAAACAGCTAGGGTAGGAAAATGACATAAAATGGTATTTAAAACAAACCCCTCTTTCGTAATTGACTTTACATAGCCAATATAATTTCCATCACCCTATCAACTATGTAATTGTcacttttgtttattttttttatttttattttgtgttGTACATTGGTGACTATTACATATTCCTCTATGTTTTTGTCTTATTGTTGTTTGTCTTTTAGGACAGCAAAAAGATTTTTGGTAATATTTTAAGGGAATTTATGTTAATgttatacacatatatattacATCCATTATACAAAATCTATCCATTCGGTGGAGTGCATCTTACATAGAATCATAGATGTAAAAAAAAGTAGTAGGTTCGAGTTGGTTTCGTTTAAGGCAAACATAGACTTAAGATcgattcgagcttttatcatcacGAAGCTTCAGACTCGAGCTCGTTAAACAAACCCGTTTTCGATTTACGAATATGCTCGGATAATATTATGTTGAATATTTACTAAAATAAATATGTAAGATAAAACTTGAAGCAGTGGGTTCTGCACTTCTGCTTACACTTTCAAAGCAAAAAGATATTTAGTTATTTAGACTtgattaatttgtttttttttagaaGAAACGACCCTCGGACTGTCGGGCATGTATTCACACGGCAAACGACAATTCCATAGGAAAGGTGGCTTTCTTTGTTAAAGACGATGGCATTTATCTAATTTTAATGGTAGAGAAGTAAGTCGTGGCCTACTTATTTCTAATTCCAAATTACTGCGCTACTTTTTTAAGTGGAtggtttattttatatataaaaaaaaagtgggGCTTCGGTTTGCTCCAATAGATCTTTCtttgcatataaacaaatcaagATCACATTTAACCAAGATCTGTACTCATTATCCGGGATTAGTCGAAGCAGTTGTTCAACCTTTTCAGCTCTAGCAACATCACTACTCCTACAGTATGCGAATATAATGATTCTAATCAATGGAAATTCCTTGTGTTTCCCATGCATGATTCCTTACCATCTCATACATTTGTTCCACCTGTTCTAGCTTGCCAGAGTTTGCATATCCTCGAAGCATTAGCAAATGGATATCCAGGTTGGGTTTGGGTGACCCTTGTTTCATTATTTCATCCCACATTCAAGCTGTGATATTACCAGCAATTAGAGTCTTGTATGTGTCAACAGTTGGGCTTCGGTTTTGATTCCTAATCTCCCCAAGGGGCCAGCCCAGAGAAATAGAGCCCATTTTTACCCTTCCAGTGATTTGGGTTTAAAAGATAATTCATCTCCCtgcaaatttataataataaatatttttttggttgttATATTTATGAGTAGGTTTACAGAGTTATATATTGTAAGATGATTCGATCTGGTTTATATATGGagtgaaaataataatatttttgacataataatcataatatttttcatataatagattcgtctcgtaaaataaaattgtttttgggtatatttatatattttaggcACCAACTTAGACCGAAAGAAAAGTAGCTGAAAAGCGTATATATTATATTCAAAAATATGAGTCGTAATAAACTAGCTAGTGTACGCTTCAGTTTCAAGGATCAGTGAATAACAAGATTCATTTCCAAATTAACTCAAGCAGAAGACAGGAAAAACTTGCACATTAATTAATTGAAGGGACAACATcccaaatttttatttatctaTATAAATGTTTACATGTAGTATGGTGTATTTGGCGGAAAATGGAGCGATGACCGACCCACGTAATTTCTCTCGCACTAAATCATGGTGGTGGGAGATAGAATAGAGAATCATAGTGAACAGTGGACTCTCCATTCAGATTTTGCTATTTCATCCGAGCCCGTCTAGGGTCGTGGGGTTACGTGGGTCGGCTCccttaatttataaattaaaaaaatttctacaAAAATGCTAATaacttttttgaaaaaaaaataaaaatttctaaGAACCTTTGAAATGctcaaaaaaaattttaatcaaatagttCCATCAATATTTGAAAACATTACAATAAGAATTAAGAATGtataaaattaattagaaacaattttttttgtgaAACAATCTCACGtgtcaaaaaatattattttttattccaaATATGGACATGGTTAATTTGTGTCACAAATAAATATCACTCTTTGGAAAAAAATGTGTGGTGTTTGTTATTCAAGATAAAAATGTGTTTGGAAACTTTGCTGGAGGATAGTTTATTTATTTGCTTCCCCTTAACTAGTTTATCAAATCAACACATCTAAACAGTTTCAATGATATTTGTTGTCACGACAACCTGTTCACATTTGGATCGGGAAGATTTGTCTTCAAAAGATCATATTATTTAATCAATCTAGGCTTACCGTTTTCGGTTTTTGGAGCGCATAGAAATTTGGTTGTCATGTCATTTACGAGCTTCAATTCAGGATATGGAAGTGCATATCTTGCAGAGAGTTTGGTCTTGGATCAAGGTTGAGGTCCCGTAGTCGAGGTCCCGCAAATCCTATGGATGGTCTAAGGTAGAGTTTCTGGGAGATTCGAACTTTTAGGAGACTTCCTAGTATAGATCGAGGAATCAGAGTGCACTGAACCGTCGAGAAAGAATGCGGTTTTACGAAATCGTCAGAATCTCGGAAGTGGGAAGCCGAAATTCCCTATTTCCATTAATCAAGTTTGGTATTGAGTGACTGGCATAATTTGGCTGATCGTACTTACCCAGAAAAAACTTGGGTTCGTTTACTTCGCTCCCTTTTTTCAGATCCAATTCAACTCGAACAGAGTTCCTGACTCGGATCTTTATCAACACGTAAAAAAGAAACTATAGTTTTCTAAAACAAGGCTGCTAGATGGACAACGGAGAGTCGCTCTTCAATCTTTGCTTTTCAGGCTCTTGACATTTCCCTCAGCAGCTTTGACACCAAAATTGCTTGTGGGATACATCAAATGCTACTTTACAGCAATATGAGTCGACCACAGATGTTTTCTTTAATTGGTATTTCCTTTTGTGATATGTTTTTCCATATGAATTTAAGGAATCCTGATTGGGCAATGGTGGTGTAATTTAACCAGAAAAAAATCATCAGAACGGTACTGAGAAAATGTGGTGTCagcaaaaataacaaaatgaaGAATCCATCTCCAAGTTCCATTTGCTAAGAGAGTGTTTCATGTAAAACAAAGATATGGTCTATTAGCAACATGACGAAGAATGGCATGACCCGGGATTAAACTTCCAACTCATGCatgattatttaattagtagacaAAGTACAACATAATACGATGCAAAAAATGTTCCAAGTAAAATTTATCAACTTGAACAATGAGATGCAGATGTGACAGTGCTAGGTTCCATATTAGAAAGGAGGTGCAAGGGGAGGTCCATAAGGATGAGGGCCACCGAAACAGCAACTCAGCAGCCAACAACAGCTGAGACAGGATAAGCTGCAAAATCAAACTCAAAGTCATTTACCAGAAGACTGCAGCATGCGAGGCAAGAACAAGATACAGGAGAATCATTGGATCAGAAAAACAACTATTCTCAATTGCAACACATGGAAGCCACAAACGAGTAACGACTCCGCATGATAATTTGAGACAACATGTAGCACGCCTTCAACTGATGCTTgttacaataattaaatgatCAAAACTACAGTCTGAAAGCCAGATCAGTACCATCATTAATGAAAAGAGATATAATCAGGATATGTGCACGCGCATAGAGACATTGAGGACGGCAGTCATTCTTGATAATGTGTCCACACAAGTAAAGGGGTTCGTACATCCAATGATGCCAAGAATTCATGAATTGCTTACCATGAAGTAATGATGTTGCAAATTCCATCAAAGCATCCACCGAAGAATCCCCAGCATGGTCCTCCAGGACCAGAACCCCAGCTCGGTCCCCATGGTCCAGGTCCCCAGCCAGGTCCCCCAGGCCCCGGTCCCCATGGTCCAGGTCCCCCAGGCCCCGGTCCCCGTCCTGGTCCGGTAGACCCCCCTGGTCCCATTGCTCGATCTCAATCAAGTTTATTATCAACAATTTGTAGATTGCACATATAGAGTGATATGGATAGAGACTGAAGACAATGTAGCGGTAGCGCAGAAAGAAACCAATTTCAAGCAGCCAAACTACTTTCTCAACAATCTCATAATGCTTAACATTAGAGTTTAGTACACATATATAAGAAGCCAATTGGCAGAGTGTAAACATTATTAGCCGGGAAATAATAGTGCAATCCACAACAACTGACTGATAACTATAAACCTTTCAGTCAAGCTTCAAATTAAACCTAACATTCCTAGGATCTACCCTTCTCCAAAACCAAACGTTCAAacaatattaaagaaaaaaatcGAGAAATAAATGTACAGAGTGTATACCGATTTGTATGAAAAGTGACAATATAATCACATTATCAACCTAACAATCAATTAAGATCATGCCACTGTGTTACCATCACAAGCAAAGTAAGAAAATATCGCTCTTGACGTAATTTGCCAATAATCTCCAAAAGAAGTTCAGCTCGAGGAAGACAAAAAATCATTACAGGTTTCAGTCTTATcgatttgatcatttcaaaacttTGAACCCAAAACATTTCCTTCCATCCAGGCACGGATCAAAAGTCAAAGAAGCtatcaaattcaaaaatttcaagacCAATAAATCTAGTGAATTAAGACAAGATTGTTATTTAAAAAAGAATGGGATCTACAGATTGACTCAGAACACCTTCAGAAAAAACGAGTGATTGTCCCAAAATTGAGCcgaaaattataaaattcgaaacCGTAAATCTCAAATTATAAGTTGATTCGAACCCAACTCCAGAAAGAAGGAAACGTCAGTGATTGTACCGTCAAAAAAGCTATTTTTTCCCATATAACATAAAAcatcaaatataataaaaatccaATCACAATTTCCACATGCGAGACTAAAAATGAACTAAAACTGGCCTCAGATTAGCATATTGGCACATTCACCATAGCCACAACGACCCCACGTAAAAGTACCGTGGATGCGCAGTTAGGTCATCGTAGCTTCTGCCAATAATCATGTCATCACCGGCGTAGTTTAATTtcaatccaaaaaataaataaaaatgcaaTCTCGCAGGAATCTCGGAAAACACTCAGAGATTCCAAATTATTAACTCAGATTGCGCAATAAGAATTAGGGCAGCAAACGATCAGTGTTTGTTTTCACAAAGCTTTTAGATTAGGGTTTCGTTGAACGACGTGATCTTGAGAGGACACGGCGAAATTGGGCTGGGAAGGGAAGAAAGCCCATCTTGGCTGAGTATTCggcccaaaatttattttttaaaatactattTTACACATAATTTAAATCAATGTTTTCGCAATGAAACCATAAAAATCTTAAATGTGTTTATAAAAAAACCAAAAATATATTTACCATATTTTAAAAGCTAAACAACAATATACGTATAACCAAAAtatcaaatataaatatatattttttgaaacaAAACAGAATCAAATAAACTCTAAtactaataaaataataatttttaacaaaattcaaAATCCAAATAACCATATAtatcaaaaaataattaaattctaaaaaaaatgaaatggtcATACCAATTTTTAACCAGTTTATCGGTTCATAATCGGTCCGATCCATTTTAACCCTTTTACACTGGAAAAACGTTTTTAAGTGTGGCCCGTGACCCGTTTTGTGTAAATTGTTTAAATAgattataattattttcaaatagCATGGCAATTAACCAACAAATATTGTGAAAAATATAACTAGGAACCATGTTTATTGACAGCTTCTACGCAAGTACGAGTAAAAACTTTAGTAAAAGTAGTGATAGTACATATTTTTTTgcaaattgtgttcttgaactTTTTGGACCATGGTGCAGCTTTTAATATTGGGTTCATATAATGTTTTAAAGTCAAGTATTTAAATTCGTGAGATGAATCAGTATCATCCACATAGTATTTTgacatataaaaaataatatttttatgaattgaGTAATATTAGTtttcatctcataaaattgatactTGAAACATTTTCAGcagaattttatatatatatatatatatatatatatatatatatatatatatcttactatttattaaggctgagtaggttagagtaacttccttggtctgttttttaaaatacctaAAATACCCTTCACCCTCACTCTCTACattactaattatatatattaataaagtgttaaaaaataaaagcaagTCACATGTAGTTTAGTGGATAAAGCCTATGTTTGTTAATCATGAGGTTGTAGGTTCAATTTTTGCTTGGgtcttttttattcttttttaatttattttttagttcatatatcaaaattataaagtagccactcattatttcttataaatataatttgatcttcatttaaatataaatcaaataaattataaaaatatatcgtACAAGCACGCAACGCGTGCATCGTTGTACTAGTATATATAAGTGATGAGGTTTAAACTTAATGATTGAATTAGGGTCGGTGGATTTTGATTTAGGACCACTCTATTGCCTAATGAAAAGATAAAAAGTATTTAGGTCCATCATCATTACCCTTCAAACTTTCTACTGTCACTCATCTTTCCAAATTGCACCCTTTTTTTCCTCGCGAGCAAAATCTTTTAATTTATGTATGTATTTTTATCATTGGCTTACCTACGATATTGACTTACCTAGCTGAGAAAAAGTTTTCTTATGATTAGATCTTGAACGTCAAATCTGGTTTCGAACGGTGATATTGATATAAGATCAAGTTATCACaaacataaattaattcaatGCATAGTCACATATCAAAGAAAAAGTTTGCTCACATTTGGTTTTTTTTCATTCCGTATTGAACACTTTTTTTTGAGTGTGAAACATGTTTGGAATATGGTATCATATTAGATAAGGGATTATCAAAATTCTCAAGATTTTGATATTTGAGCTTGATTCCCACTTTCGGTTATACTTATattttcacaaaaaaataaataaaaaaataatcatatacaaTTGTTTCAtgaatcaattttgtgagacgaatatcttatctGAGCTCATCCGACCTATGAGAAAATATTAATGTATAtgtcaaaagtattatttttcattgtaGATATGAATGATGAAAATGTCTCATCATAAGAGACATATTCGTAAATTTTGTACATAAAATATATTGGTTTCTTATTTATTTGTCACATGGATTTAATGAAATATACGAATATTTTGCCATAATAATATAGATAACATATCATAAAATTTTAGtgaaatatttatgttttaattGACATTTACAGCCACTCCAAATAAAAGACACGGAAGATAAATTCAATTACTTATGAATCTAACTATTATCTTCTTTCTCTAATGATTTTATCGAAAGATCGGGTCTATTCATTGTGAGAATTGTTTAATAAAGTCGAATTTAGGTTTTTAGGTTGAAAAGTGTGAAGTGACAATGGCCCATTATTCTCTCAAGTCATGCACAATTAGATTAGAGCCCAAAAAATTTATACATTCAAAGAGAATTAACGAATGATCATCGAATTTGTGTTCGAAATAATTGTTCGAATCAAATATATATCATTTAAGCATATCGTAAAACAATGGAttttctctctcaaattttggaTGTTTTCATGTATAATTTGATTACtaaatatttgaatataaaatCAAGATCAGCCAATTAGACGGTTGATTTTGAAAAGTTTGGCACTACAAATGTGAAAAGTGCAGGATTAAGTGAGAAAAATAGGGATAGTTAGGCAAAAAGTTATCGGGTCCGAGGCCGGCAGGGGCGGATTCAAGGCCAGGGCCCATTTAGCTTTCCATTTCTCCTATTGGGCCCCCACAGAATTTATTTCTTCCACCTTTTGCAGAAGCACTTCTTGGATTTATTGTGTGCATACTGTGGAGTGTACTCCCCCTTGTAAACTTCTTCATTCAAAAAtagtaataataaattaaacggACGGATTTATTATAAGAATTAGGCTGAAAATGAAATTGATCATGTCACAGTTTTTTTTAACTAGTTTTTTTTACTAACTTTGCAATGTTTTAGCACAcaaactcttgtgagacgatccgatctcacatatcaattttgtgatatatatattttatttgggtcaccccatggaaaaataatatattttatgtaaCGTCGCAAAAATTTGAAATtgcacgtgaaccacatgcatgcatgttatcaaatttcttatgtattttaattaatttatttttaatgcattaaatgcatgattatttCATGGATATGTGTTTTATTTCACGGTTTTTATTAAGGTTTCATGTATTCGGGCTTTTAACagtatttcgcgctcgaacgaagaACGGAGTCGAGgataattaagaaaaattattttattaaataattaaaaataattatttaatatatggtgtaattatagaggattttcgaaaatggacCTAGGTAGAGTATTTTTTACTCGTCAGGTCATATTTTAaatcggtacgcaaattttagcaAGTCggagactttttaagggttcagacaatattttcaaaaatgtacCTAAAAGATATATTTTATGGAATATTTTTGGCTTGATGGGACTATTTTATTGCATAATGGGCCTAAAATCTTTTTTAAtctcattatttttaattatgagcTCATTAGCACTAATCAGTATAATTAAACCCTTCGTCCAAACCGTAAACGCCCCACACTAGCATTCGGACGCCTCCTCTAATTTTCCACCAACAAGTTTCGAATTTCAGCAGCTCTCGTCCTTAGGTTTTCTCAAGCTTTTTCAAAGAACTTCTTCATTGCCTCTCAGGTTCACGTTTTACGTGATTGTATCAAGGTTTTCGAGTGTAAATACGCAAGGCACTCCTGATTCCCTTCTTTTCGTATTGATCACATCATTTtatgtgttttgaaatatattttcatgATATATTGTGGTTATGGTGTTCCGCATCGGCTTTACATGAATTCTACACGAAAATACGCATTCTTGGTATCATGCTTCTCACGTTTTTCTTGTAGCGCCACGGCGCTGGCACATGGCGCTAGGTGCTTACCAGTGGCAGCGCTACACTGCCAGCGCCTAGGCGCCAGTGCTGTACAGATATTTTGCTAGATTTTGTGGATATTGCTCGTCTTGGGGGTTCCAGTAAGTTACATCGACACGTCTATGGTTATAAATGGTTTAAGTTGAGTCACTCGGGGTTGGTTAGAAATCGTTGAACTATGGTTAAATTTGATCAAGTCTGGGGTTAATTTGGGTTAAACATGACTCCGGTCTAAGCCTTGAAGCATAATATAGAGGTTAATGCAGGGGTTCGAGATATGTTTAAGGAAATGACTAGAAATATGTTTAAGGAGTTCGATAAGTTTGAGCGGGTCGAATTAGAAGTTCTGGCAGTGCTCTGATAGCTGGAAACGCATATTTAAaatgtatatgttgatatggaacatgaatttttacgttaatgttagaaacacattgtatgcttggtttaagaaaatatattcatgcGCATGAATTTTACAAATGAtaaatatgatgacatgttttgactAACACGaacacgttgcatgcttggttgtgactaatactaACACCAATACGAACACGAGCATGTGAGGCtaaggctcagtggatgggtaaaactatcgttgatgtccccgccgtcAGGTACCACGGTTATACGTAGATTCATCCATCGAATTAGagataatacgaaagtcacgACTAATGATTTGAATTCAATTAAGGAAAtgaatatgtatatgatgatacgatatgacatgatttgatatgaatataTTTACATTATGTTCATGCTTTTGAAGATCTTGAAAGTTATTTTGCTTACAttacttttcactgttgcatgataTGTATTTGTACTTCTTATATCGGTTCAGATGTgttaagtctttagactcattaagtgtgatggatgcaggtgatcTTATGGTTGAGGAGACTTGAGACGCTGAAGACTGAGTAGATTGAGCTGGGGGTGCACGTGAAACTGGAGGACCTTGCATTTCTTCcgcataatatgattatgagacATAAGTTTAAGcaacatttttaaaagattttgaatctTGTTTTACGTTGTTGAGTTGTCAGACTTTTGGTAATATGCTCGAGTTTATCTTTTAAAATAGAAGAATAAGAGATTGATTACATTTTAAGATTTTGTGTAACtgtaattatttttattcagtgATTGGATAAATTATAAAACGCCtgactaaattatttaaatgtttatgagtgTGTGTATTTTCGGTCatatcttaaaaaaaattgtttcggTAGAATTTTAATTAGTAGAGGTTTCATTTTATGCCAAAAATGTTAGTTTTAATATGGAAATGATTGACTAATAtcatgaataaatatatgtaaGACTGTCTCTCAAGATATATATACTCTTCGTATAAATTAGAGAGATGAACATATGGAATCTTCATTTAATATATACTATTAATAACATGGTTTTCCAAGGAAAATAGAATACGGATACAAATGAGTAAATTATTGaaagaaaaaatttataatttgcaAAGATACATTtttgttgaaatttaaaagtTCGTGACATGAGAACTTTTTACCCAAAGCTATCGAAATTAGTGAAGGCTAAAAATTGATTGCCAACTTGTGGGATGCTTGGATAACGGATATTTgataatgtttttatttaatacaCACATGCGCACACATATCTACATTATTAAGTGAGAGCCtattctttttattattataatatttgtCTCCGCAAAACATCAAATTTTCTTTCAACCCCACCTTCTCATAATGCCctcatttatatttaaatttaacaacaaaaaacttataaaatattcagaaaaatgatatttttttgaataaatttttgttttttttaataaataatatcttattaggaaaaaatataaattataaatgcATGTTGATTCTGTAAAACCTCTAGCATATACTCAATCTATTACAAATATACgagtttttttattgttttttcaaATATGTTAAGAGAataattacaaaatcaaaagtttattaGCAAACTTCTCATTTCATCCATATTTCATTCGTTTAAAAAATGACTGCACGTTTTCTAAAAATTAGTTAATAATGatataatagtttttttttaaaaaaaaaaattataaatatagaaACTAAATTTTATATTCGGACAACCAAAACAAGAAAAACTCGATGAAGTATATATCAATTATCTCGGACACTGTATTCTTGCCAAGAAAATGAGTGATGCATTGATACCGACAATcgatatatatatgatttattgatttcgAGAATTTAATTTTGAATGTACGTGCAATAAATCAAAGTGTGCCATGCACGTATAAGAAGATAATCATGTTGTCGCCTGTGATTGGCCAAATCTCcatttaaaatcttttaattaattataagttTCACCAATTTAGGAAATTTTGGTAACGGGGGTGGTATCTTATTCAAGGCTCCGGTTTGTCTATTTTTCTTCCAATGAGTGTGAATATTGAGAAATCATTAATTATATTGTCTCCtttaaatgttttttatttAACAAAATTTATGTCACGGTTTTAGATATTAGTGTAAGGTGCGaaaaaaacttattattttcataaataggttgaaaataatttttgataatacatatttattctttatctaaatatttaatatatgtcATGAGACGAGATTAATGACGAATATATTGTCTATTGCAGTTAATGACGATGTCAAGAATGAATAGTTTCAAATTTTAGCATAACTCGAACCTTGTGGTCCGATCCGTCGATCGATAGATATGATGATACTTGTCGTTGTGATAACTAATAATATATGAGATTGAAACAATTGCAATCGATCTATAACTGCATGATTGAAAATTTGTTGTTATATCGAAAATTATAATTGAGGTTGACTTCATTTATTTCAAACCAAGTGTAACTACAACGAACC is drawn from Primulina eburnea isolate SZY01 chromosome 10, ASM2296580v1, whole genome shotgun sequence and contains these coding sequences:
- the LOC140842277 gene encoding uncharacterized protein, coding for MFTLCQLASYICVLNSNVKHYEIVEKVVWLLEIGFFLRYRYIVFSLYPYHSICAIYKLLIINLIEIEQWDQGGLPDQDGDRGLGDLDHGDRGLGDLAGDLDHGDRAGVLVLEDHAGDSSVDALMEFATSLLHAYPVSAVVGC